A DNA window from Vigna unguiculata cultivar IT97K-499-35 chromosome 10, ASM411807v1, whole genome shotgun sequence contains the following coding sequences:
- the LOC114165055 gene encoding non-specific lipid-transfer protein 1-like has product MASMKVGCIVAMVFMVVVSAPIAHAITCGQVAGSVGPCIGYLQKGGAPSAGCCNGVKSLNAAAKTTADRRAACTCLKSLSKSISGINLGLAASLPRKCGVSIPYTISPSTNCNTINF; this is encoded by the exons ATGGCGAGCATGAAGGTTGGATGCATCGTTGCGATGGTGTTCATGGTCGTCGTGAGTGCACCCATAGCACATGCGATCACGTGCGGGCAAGTTGCCGGTTCTGTGGGTCCATGCATCGGCTACCTCCAAAAAGGCGGAGCCCCGTCGGCGGGATGTTGCAACGGAGTGAAGAGCCTGAACGCCGCCGCGAAGACCACCGCTGACCGCAGGGCCGCGTGCACCTGCCTGAAATCCCTTTCCAAAAGCATCAGCGGTATCAACCTCGGCCTCGCCGCTTCACTCCCACGCAAATGTGGCGTCAGCATACCCTACACTATCAGCCCCTCCACCAACTGCAATAC CATCAACTTCTGA